The Motacilla alba alba isolate MOTALB_02 chromosome 3, Motacilla_alba_V1.0_pri, whole genome shotgun sequence DNA window attaattttcatttaccTCTAAAATTCCCCTTCTGCAACCGAATAAACTGTTACATTCCTGAAGGAGCTCTGCTTCCTAACACAGCAGCCCAAAATCTCAATGCATTCCCATTTATCCTACACAAAACTCTGGGGGCACAAAAACCctcaaggaaacaaaaaaaaggcagtttctgagtttcttttttcttttactcacGTAACAATTAAGACCAACTACCTGTCCTGTGTTTTGCTTACACCAGACCTCCCCATGCTCCAAAACAAGGGACTTGCACAATTCATTTCAATCTAGTCCAGATGGCAGGATTCCACTTAGATCtaaacacatgcacacagacagCAAAGCTTCCCTCCAACTAAAGCCTGTGAAATTCAACTAACGCTACAGGGTCAGCTGAGGTCTCAGAACAAAGTATGTCTTGTTTTGCTTGTCCATGGAGAATGAACATTCCTTCCATCCCTGAGATGAGCAAAAGCATCCCCATcacctgctccttccctttcccaccccTCTCCATGGTGCAAAAAGCGTGCATTTCAGCGCCCCAACAGGAGCCAGAGCCCTCTCGTACCAGTGTGGGTGCGAAGGTGGGCTTTGAGGTGGGAACTTTTGAAATAGGTTTTCTTGCATCCGGGGAAGTCACACACGTAATTCCTCCGTCTGGAGAAGTCCATCTGGGGGGCACAGGTCTGACCAGAAGCGATGAACACAGGAGCAGGGGCGAGGGGCAGTAACTTGGTGCTGCCAACAGTCACCACGGCCGGCGGGCACGGCGGCGTCTGCGTGACAGCGGGCTGCGGAAGAACCAACATGACAGTCCCCTGAGGCACAGAAGGTCCCatgagcacaggctgggagagcgGGGCTGTCTGCGGTAAAATAGGTTTCATGGGAGTCGAGAGGGCTGGAGTTGAAGGCTTGACATAGGCATTAATCATGCTGCTTTGTCCATTTAAAGGGATCATTTGACAGAGAACCTGGGGACTCGAGACGGGGGCAGGTGTCACTGGGGTAGCTCTTTTTTGCAAGTCATTTTCGCAATTCTTTGGTAAGCGGGTTTGTGGTGAAACAGGCCGGACTGGTAGCTGCCCTTTATTGGTCACAATATCACTGGAGTCATGTGCATAAGGCTGATGTACCGGAGAGGTTTTGTTGATTAAATCATCTGCAGCCCACGTGTCCTGTGGCAGTCTGGAATGTTTTCGGTCATCCGCTCCACACCAGTCTCTGGAAGTGCTGTAGCCCGAAGTtacctttgttttctcttgcacAGCAGGAATGTGATGGTAAGCAGAACTATCACCTGTGTGACGTATGACACTTGTGGCcatggccctgcagggctgaggagcagagaattCAGAGATCACTGGCTTCTGGCTGCTCGGTCGCCCCACGCTGGGAACAGATGGCTTGGTTATGGGAGAGGCACCGGTCGCTGACGTGACTGAGCAGGCAGCTGTATTTGCCATGACAGTCCTTGGTTTGGAGTAAGTCACTTGTGAGGACAGGAGCGTAGCTGCTGACATCTCAACGAAGTCAGGGCTGTGTGGAGGGGTCAtgcactgcaaaaaaaacccacaccagtGGATCAGTGTAATTCCATAGCACAGTTTTCCCCTatttttactctgaaaaataaaattacatgcCCTCTCCCAGCGTATCAGAATGTGTCTCTTAGGACAAACTGAATAAAGTATGCTGCTGTGGTTTAATCCCAGATGGCAACCAACTCCCGTGAAGCTCACTCATCCTCCACCCCCAGATGGATGGGAAGGAGAATCAGAAAAAGGTAAAACCTATGGGTTGAGATGAGAACAAGTTAATAATGCAAATACAggaaaatacaataataaaaaaatagaaagaatgcagataaaaagagagagagagaaataaagctCAAGAGAAACAAATGATGCACAGTACAACTGCTCACCACCCACGTGGCCTGATCCCAAGCAGTGACTGGCTCCTCTTGGCCAACTCCCCCCAGTTTATACACTGAACACAATGCTCTATGGTATGGActatccctttggccagtttggtCAGTAGTGTCCTAGCCATGCTCTCTCACAAGGCTTatcctcactggcagagcaggagacaaTGAGAAGTCCTTGGTTtaactgctgctgagcagtgcttactctaaaacatcagtgtgatATCAACGTTATTCTCACCTTAAATCCCAAGCACAGTACTGTGCCAGCTATGAGGatgaaaattaactctatcccagctgaaaacAGGACAATATCCACCCCTTATTCTATGCCATTTACATCATGACCACACTTTTCAGTACATCCCAATTAATcaccattatttttcttgtcttttgaaACAGGCATCCTTCTCTTAGTCTGTGGGCCATTCCTCTAAAACATCTGTTGAGCTCATTCATGCATCACTTTGGGCTCCAATTTACAGCAACTCTTCAGGGCAGGAAAGATGGTGTGTTACGTTGGATTGCTGCCTACTGAAGTTAATTCTCATTCCATCACTGCTGTGTTTGTCCAGATTCATCAAAGTTTGTCCTTCATTAATCTGGGTGATTCCTACTGTAATACCCCTGATGTTGCATGTAGCCAGCTCAGCAGTGGTGACATGAGTGTTACATGGCAATCAACATCATACCATCCAAATCTCACACAGAACCAGATCCCCTGGAACAAAACTTTGGACTTCCCTATCCTCCCACATTACCCACCAACTGCACCCAGGTCCTTGAGCAAAAGCAATCCCATGGATGGGGCTGTCATTTCCTGATGCAGGAATAACTCCAATTGttttctccagcagctttttTGTGTGCACTACAGGGATTTTATCCCTTCTACACTATGTAGAAGTTTTGCTTGAGCACGGCTGGCCCAGCTGGCAGATCCTCTAGTGCTGACTGCCCATGTAGCCTTTGCTAAATGTGTATCCCGTTGTTTGAAGGTCCCACCACCCATTGCTCTCAGTCAGTCTGTTCTATCATTCAATTTTCCTGGAGACTGGCACATGATAGGGTATGTGATAAACCCACACAATGCCATGGTCTGCAACCCAGGTGTCTGTGAGGTTGTGTTGAAAATGAGTTCCCCTGTCTGGCTCAATTCTTTCTGGGATGCCATGTTGCCGTAAGACTTGCTCTCCAAGGCCCAGGACAGTGTTCCAGACAGTGGCATGGGGCACGGAATAGGTTCCCAGTTATCTGGTGGTTGCTTCCACCATGGTAAGAAATTGGTGCTTGCCTTGGTGGGTTTGTGGGAGTCTGATAGAGTCCATCTGCCAGGTGTTCCCATATTTGTATTTCAGCCATTGTCCTCCACACTAAAGAGGCTTTAACTGCTCGTCTTGATTAACTGAAGTGTATGTTTACAATTATGGATAGCCCTACAAGAGTGTCCATGGTCAAGTCCACCCCTTGATCATCACACGATCTACATGTTGCATTTCTTCCTTGATGGCCTCAGATGTCATGGGCTCACCAAGCAATAAATAATTCACTCTAGTGAATCTTGCCAATCCAAATCCACCTGGGCCACTTCAGTCTTAGAAGCCTGATCCACCTGTTGGTTGTTTTGATGTTCCTTGGTGGCCCAAGTCTTGGGTACATGAGCATCCACGTGACGTACCTTTGCAACCAGGGTCTCCACCCAGGCAGCAGTATCTTGCCACAAGGGAGCAGCCCAGATGGGTTtacctctgctctgcttccatcACTGCAACCACCATCACAGGGCATTTGCCACCACCCGTGAATCAGTACAGAGATAAAGCACTGGCTGTTCTTGTTCAGCAGTGTCTAAAGCCAATGTTCACCTCTGCAAAGTAACTCAAttcaccttctccttcagcagtttctgtaattttttgtaGGATACACCATACAGCCACTTCCATCTTCAATGCTTCCTACAACACAGCAGGAATCAAACACAGCAAACTGTTTCTCATTTTTGGGTAACTTATTATACAATAGAGTCTCTTCAGCACATGTCATCTCCTCAGGTGGCATCCAGGAGTCTTGAAAGTAATCACGATGACTGAGGCTTCCTATTTGAGCAGCCAGTGTGACCACCAAGAGCCACTTATTCCACATAGCATCAGCTACATGATGTGTAGGAAACCCATCCTTTGCacatccagcccagcaccaggaATCAGGATGCCAGGGAGTGCTGCGCTTCAGTACCAATCACTTCCAAAGCAGCTGGAACCTCTTTGTAAGCTGCCAATATCTCTTTCACAGCTGGAATACAGTGGGCTTCAGATCCTTTGTACCCTTGACTCCAACGCCCTAGAGGCTGACCCAATTCTCCCCTGTGCCTTCTACCAGAGGTTCCAGGTAGGGCCATTTCCTTTGGCTGTGCAGCATAGAGAACATTTTTTGTATCTTGTCCTGCCTGGACTGGCccaagggctggggcagagttaATTTTCTGCATGAATTATCTCCTGTTTAATTTGTTCAAAGGCTTGTTGTTGTTCAGGGCCCCATTTGAAATCATTCTTCTTCTGGGTCACTTGACAGAGAAGGCTGACAATCAGATTGTAATTTGGAATGTGCATTCTCCAAAAACCCACAATGCCTAAGAAAGCTTGTGTTTTTCTTACTAGTTGGTAGAAACCTAGCTGTTATTTTGCTAATCAAATCCATTAGGATCTGATGACATCCACCTTgctattttattcttaaaaactGGATCTACTATGCAGGCTCCTGGACCTTACTTTGTTTTATGGCAGCTTTCAGAGAGATTTGGactattttcttccctttctcaaaaacttctgctgctgtgttgcCCACAATGGTACTATCAATATACTGCAAGTGTTCTGGAACTGGATCAGTCCACGGCAAATGGTCCAAAGTTTTGCCATGTGGGTTGGGCACACTGACTTTATCTGGATGTGTGGGTGACTGTGCtcatgtaagaaaaaaacccctctggtACATACAGCTAATTCCCTCAGGTACTAGATATGTCTCCCCACAGTAGCCCACCTGCCTGGGTGACATTGCCTCTTTCTTGAAGGGATACCTTTCCTTCACACTTGACCAAATTTCCTCCACATGCTGAAGACTTTGACATTTTTCCAATCACCTCATCAATGCTCTCTTCCCTAGGAAGTCATCCCAACTGCTTGGCTTCCCTATCTCCTAATTCCAGGCTACTAGCCCCACTGGAACAGCCAGGTGATAATGTGCACACCTGGACAGCGGCTGAAACCTCCTCACATATCCCACACATCCCTCAGGGACAGAGGCTGAGTGGTTACCTCTTGTTCTGTCTCTTCCTCCATCCAGTTTTTGTGATGGCCTTGCTTCATCCTCCTTTAGTAAATGAGCTGACTTTGGTGTCCATTTCTTCTTGTGTACAAGGACAACTGATCATGGCACAAGCTCATCCTCTGGCTCAGCTGCATCACCCCTTGCTGGGGTCTGAGTAGTCACACTGCATGATGCCAGGGTCTGAGCAGCCACAAACAGTTGCTTAACCCTAAACAAGACCTGAACCACATTCCCAGGTCCTGGTCATTCACAGACCATGGTTTCAGCATCCCAAGGATAttcaaaatttccaaaattccCATGCCTGGAGAAGAAGGGCAAGATTGTGTGTGTATTCCACACAGGTTGGACCACCGACGTAAAAGGGAAACGGTGTCACTGTTAGCAGTTTCTAATAGATGGTTCCCCAAGCACAGAGGTGATACAGAGGGGCTGAGAATGTGGAAAGCAGACTGGTTTCAAGGGCAGCAGTTCTGTGCTATCACATAATCCAGTGTTACAAAGCACAATAAAATGATAACCTTAGCCCAGCCCCCAGAGATGATACCATAACACTAGGGGGAAAATACACAAGAAGTAAGTTGTTACATAACACAGCAACCCTGATAGCAAATAATTCAACACTGTGATCAACAACTAATAAACTAATAAGATAAATCCTGATAACAAATTTGTTTCAGCACAGGCTGGTCAGATCTGTCGTGGAGGAGAATCAGAAAGATAAAACTCATGTGCTGACACAAGAACAAGTTAATAATTAGAAgcaagtaaaatataataacaGCAATTGTCATTATTGTTACAGGGAGACACCaagaagggagagagagcaATAAAGCCCAAGAGAAACAAGTGGTGCACAGTACAATTGCTCAACACCCACTCACCGATGCCCAGGTCCTTCCCAACATCACTAGTCATCCCAGTTTTTATGCTAGGCATGACACtctatggtatggaatatcctcCTGGCCAGTTCGATCACCTGCCCTGGCCATGCTACTTCCTAGCTTCCTGTGCACCTCCTCACTGGTGGGAATCTGGAAAGTCCTTGACCTGgggtaagcactgctcagcaacaactaGACCATCAGGATGTTAACAGCATTATTCTTATTCTAAATCACAAACACAACACTGTGccagctactaggaagaaaatcaaCTCTATCCTAGCCAACACCAGGACACTACATTGCCTTATCTCATGGGCATTCTGATTAAGCTCAAAGGTGTATTAATAAAAGGAAGGCAATGAGGTAGCTGTAAACCTGCATCAAACACTGCCAAGTATACTCACTGCACCACAAAAAAGtctttcattcctttctccACAGCAATGGACACAGCTGTAAGAGGCTATGGGCAGAATAAACAGACCAACAATAGACAGCAATACTCTACTTTTCTATTTCAAGCTCCCAGCAAGCCCTAGATCTTTTCTCAATGATTACCTCATTGTTTCATGGCTACTTTTTAGATAAAGACAAATGAAACTGCTCTGTCCCTTCTTATTCATCCATTTCTCTCTATGCTGTCTTCCTGCAtcacctcttcttcctcctttcccactGAAAGGTATCTCCTGTGCTGCTCAAGAGACTGtcagcactgagcagcaggagatATTATGGCAGCTGCTTGTCAGGCTGCTCTTAGCTCAGCCTCTTTCCTCTACTATTCCCCTTTTACCTGGCAACTGCATGCTAGAAGCCTACTGGTTAAAATGGGCCTTAACCATCTAAAACCCCAATGGCACCAAGCCCTTTTTTTAATACCTACTTTTGTTGCAACATaaattgaaacaaaagaaaaaaaaatttggattcAACCAACATTAGTCAGCTGGAGGAGACCAATGTCTGGAGAAATAACAGACTACATGTACAAACATATGGTACAGAAACTAATTAAATTGCCTATTTCATAATGGCAACGTGTACTTTCTCTTACAATGGCCAATGAAGCATAACATCGTCAGAGGCCTCTTTTTATACGTGCGTGCAGATACGTTGATGCCAAATCACCAAGGCTCACTCTGCCATTCTTATTCAAAGTGCTCCAAGAAACCTACAGCAGCCATCTCGACATCCCTGTCAAATCCAATAACCTGTCAGCAAGGGCTTTCACACCTACATTTAACAAAAGCCTCTACATTTGCTAAACCAGAGACAGCAAAAAAACATAAACTCAACATGCCCAGCTCACAactctgtgcacagcacaggctgtgacaAAGGGACACCTGAGCAAGCCTGTCTTTTCCAGCCAAGTTAAAGCattgcagggatgggacatccacgTGTTGGGCAcgtttgttttgtgttcatgCTTTTCTTACCAGTGTCGATAGATAGTCCTTTGGTAATTCAGCCGCAGCCTCGGCGTGCATTGTGAAATCCCCAGAATCCGAGAAGGGCGTGAGGGGCCTTATCTTTAATAGGTCACCTTTCTGCGATCTTTGACCCCAGGAGCTCATGCAAACAAGGGCTTCAACAGCTTCAATGTCGTTCTGCTCCAAGGTGCTGCAGGTGGACCTTTCACTGTCATGGCGCTGCCGCTCACGGATAGACTCATAGATGTCCACAATGTCAACCTGAGTGTAATCGGATTACTGGCTATTAGGACAAGTCAGAATACAAAACTGACACCACCCACACACTGTCTGCTCACGGTGAAGGTCAAATGAAACAGATCCCATGCCCGTGGCAAGACTTTTACCAACTGGCTCATCTCTCACTCTCCCCCGAGCAGCTCGTCTCCACATTCCCtactcttaaaaaaagaaaaaagaagaaaaaaaagtaataataaaaaaaaaaaaaaaaaagacgtGATTTTCCAGGAAGAGAACAGATATTTGTGTGGCTCACATTTCATTTCCAAGCCAACTTTCCTGAATGACACTGCTCTGAACAAACACATCCCATGCTTGCATGCAAgcataaaagaggaaaatcccGACTTTGAACCTTGTTTAGAGAAGGCTGTTTCCTGAATCCAAAAGACTATTCAGCACTAATCTCATTCTGGAAACATTTAGAAGATAAATTTCAGCTGCCGGTAAGATGCTTTAAGGTATGATCATTGACTCGGAGTACTGCACATCACAAATgatttttaatcttatttttcataGGGAAGCCATGATGGGGAaaagatggaaggaaaataGTTTTCCAAGTACAGTGGGAACTGTTTGTATTGAACTTCAGAAAGGCCTGATAATACATAGGTGCTATGTATCTAAAAGACACTCTGAGTAATCACACTGATTTGTTTCCAATTGCAAGCATCACAGTATTTGTGTGTGCACGTGTACGCATGCAAAACACTTGACTTCTCTGCACAAGGATATCCAAACTTCACAAAGCTCTTGCAGTGCTTGGCAGTGGCTCCAAAAGCTACGCTAGCCTGATGGGTTATTACTGACATGCCAGCTCAGTCCCAGCTAGGCATCCAGGCTCCTCCAGGCTTTAGACACACCAACGAACCTGAAGGCTGAGATTCAGAAGAGCGGACCAAGCCTCCTGAGCCTACTGCTGTTACACAGTGTTTATGTACTGCAGGAAAAAGGTTTTAACTCTAAAGGCAACACCACACCATTAGCATGGCCTCGAGCCCCAGAAGGAATTCTATTCATTGGGTGACAGCATGTACACTAAGTCAGTGGGTTTTGTTACTGAGTTAAGTAATGTGGGACGATCCTTATTCAACAGTGTCACAAAGATGTAAAGCTCGGTTTACGCTCCAGGGATGTGCAGGCAAACATGCTAAGCATAATGGAATGAAAATATTGGTACTGCACTCACAGAGGACTTTCACCTAAACCATGAGGTACCAGGCATGGAGATGTCACGATTCAGGGGCTGGAAGGGGTAAAAGCAATGAACACGTTGGAGAGAGACTTCTAAgaatttccactgaaaaacaGTGAGAGGAAAACACGATGCGTGCCTGCAAGCCTGGACCTCCATCGCCTGTCACACGGGGGCCACGCCAGGCGAGGCTCTGCACCGAGCACAGTCTGCCACTGTTCCTCCAAGTGCGCCTGCAAGCAGCCAAGCCCACAGGCTTGTATTTTCCAACCCTACCTTTCAGGAGAGCAGCTTTCCctaaagaaacattaaaaaaaaaaagtgcctcGCTTCCTCAAAAAACAccccgaaaaaaaaaaaaaaaccctcacaaaaaaAGCCCATTCTGCAGACGAGCGCTGCAGCGCGGGCTCCccggctgctgccagggaaataGCCAGCCGCGCCTGTCCTCACATCACCCCGCCGGGAACTACGTGCGCGGGGCGCCGGCAGGATGGGCACGGGCAGGGAGGCGCGGGCTGCGGGCAGGATGGGGACGGGCAGGGAGGCGTGGGCAGGATGGGACGGGCAGGGCGGGTCGCGGGCGGGAAGGACGGGGCACGGGCAGGGAGCACGGTGGGCGGGCAGGGGGATGCGGGCAGCGCGGGTCGCTCCCGGGCGGGATGGGGGCGGCAGGCGGGGAGCTGCGGGCTGCAGGGGGAGCGGGCGGGCAGTGCTACGGGGGCAgcgcctcccgccgcccgcAGGGGCCCCCacccgctccccgccccgcggcGGCTGCCCAAGGCCGGGCGGTGCCCCCGAAAAAAGGATGGCGcgaaaggaagaaggaggaggagaagggggcGGAGGGCAGCTCCCACCCTGCCGCCACCCCCGCACGGTCGCGGAGGGAGGGCCGCCCCCCTTCCCTGCAGGTGACCGGAGCAACAGCCCCTTCTGAGGGCTCTGCCCGGGCACAGCCGCCGCGTACCCGCCGCCCGACCCAGCCGCTCCCCGCCGGGTGAGTAGCGGTCCCCGCCGGGGCGGCGACGGTGCCCGCACTCTGCCCGCCACCGAGCACGTGCCCGGGCTGCACCGGCGCTGGCTATCCCCACCGCCCccgcttccctccctccctccgcgCGCCCGGTGCTCACCGCGGGCGCATCTCCCATGTCCGAGCAGGGGGAGCCGTGCATGGCGCGGCTCGGGCGGGCGGCGTTGTCAGCGGTGCGCCCggagagcggcggcggcgggagcggcggcggcgcgcacacggcggcgggagcggcacccggcagcgccgcctcctcccggccccgcccgccgggAGCGGCGCGGCCGCGCGCTGGGGGGAGCGCTTCGAGCGCGGCCCGCGCCGAACAGCGCGGGGGGGGACGGCCCCGGCCAATCAGCGCCCGCCGCGGCCCGCGCCCGGCCAATcagcggcggcgggcggcgtGATCGCGGCGTGCCGGCGGGAAGGGCGGCGCGTGGGCACGGCCGGCGGGaaggcggggcgggggcgggggcgggggcggggccggcaggGGCGGGGGAGCGCGCGCTGGAAACTGGGGGAAAGGtcgggggcgggcggcggccgggAATGCCCGCGCgcgggggggcggggccgccgctcTTCCCCTCCCGCCCGCGGTGCGTGCGGCGCAGCACGAGCGCTCCCGCCAACCGCCGCCGCCCGCGTGCGCGGGgagcgccgccgctcccgccgcttCCCGCCACCCGCCGCCAGCTTTCCCGTGTGGGAAAAGCGCCCCTGTCCCGCGGCTTCCCGCCACCCGCCGCCAGCTTTCCCGTGTGGGAAAAGCGCCCCTGGTCCCGCAGCTTTCCCGCCACCCGCCGCCAGTTCTGCCGTCGAGGTCCTGCCTGCCACGTACGATAGGGAAGGGGTCGGGCGCCTGCCCGGCCACGGCACTGCTTTGCCGGATGAAGGATTTGGGATCACAGACAGCCCCTAAACCCCCTCCCAGATCCGTGAAGGGTCAGTGTTATGGATCATTGGATCCGTTGGTGTTGGAAGGCCTCCCCTGGACCAGCCCAGAATGTAGCTCTTTAGAGCCTTAAGTCACAACATATATTCTATTCAAAAATGTGTGttcttcagtttttcctgtccccagcccttgttttcattttccagtggCAGCCAAAGTGTATTGGCCCTGTGACTCCCAGCAGGATTTGTGGTTGCACTGAGCAGCACCAAGTGCTGGCGGCACCGAGCGCAGCTAGGGCAGCTCTGCATCTCACAGCCTGCCAAGGGACGGGAAAgacctggggcagctctgcatcTCACAGCCTGCCAAGGGATGGGAAAgacctggggcagctctgcatcTCACAGCCTGCCAAGGGACGGGAAAGACCTGGGTCCCCAGGGAGGGGGTCAGacctgtgtccccagggacagcacagccgTGGGTCCTGCAGGCCTCCGATGGCTGCTGGCTTTGCCAGCACTATCCCAATCCACCCTGCCCCTTCCCTTATGCCTCCTTGGCACAGAATGAGGAcagcaaaaagcattttatcCTGCTCAATTATCTCTGTTTATTCCTTCCCTGGTTTCTCAAGACATTACATCCTCAAGTGTCCACACAGAGAATCATCTTGAATCTCTGGGCACCTTCTGCTGTCAGCTTCATTTTACCACGGGGGTTTATTGTTTCCATTACAGCTCTTCCGAATCCCCATCCTTCCCTGCTGTCCATGCAGCTTCTAAAGCTTCATCGCATTGTGTTCATCCCTGCTCTCCATTGCTGCAcattccagctttcccagcactagcccatcccagcccatcaaACAACAAGTTCCAGGGATCTCCCTGGCCAGCTCTTTGAGCAGTGCATGGGATAGCAGCAGCTCTCTCTCCGTATTTGCATGAgacttgctgtgctgcagccctggcctctgcTGTGTGATGGTGAGGAAAATGCTCATAATTCACACTGCAAATCGGCTTCTAACATTAAATTTAGAGTTTTGTTCGCAGAAGGGAATCAGTTGTGTgacagagaatgaaaaaagtTTGTGGAAATGCCATCAGTGACTAAAAAGCACAGTTGAGGTGGCACAGAGGGGGCATGGGGTTAGTGCCTGTCCGTTGCATGGATCCTTTTCAAGAAAAACCTTTAATGAATTGTAAAACTAGGAAAATACTGTTCtattttgcatgttttccaGTTCTGCAGTAGTTGGGAAGTGACTtgtgtttttctccttgctgcttGTTGTAACACATGCAGTTCCTGCTCAAAGCACTCACTCGCTCAGCCTTAGTCATTGGCAGCAGAGACGTTTGATTCAGTAACAGCATCcgaaggcagcacagcagcctcgCCAGGGAAGAAGCAGTCACAGGGAAGTAGAGTGGAATCATTTCTCCTGACTCCCAACAGGGTGTTTCCCGTGTCACACACCACAGGCTCTGCCTACATGTTCCACGTTCCCCAGGAGTCCTCGCTACAGCTCGTGGATGCAAGACCAGTCAAAAGAAGTGATGTTGCAGGTCTGTACTCCGACTCGTGCTACAGGGAAGATGTGCTTGATTGTGTTCTCCTTGCTGAGCTAAAAATGGCAACtaaagttttttaaataaatccgTGGAACTCTTACCAAAGTCACCTAGTTTGCCTTTCCAGCTGAGGCGGCATTGGATGAGGAAGAAGCACCTTCATCCTCACGTTGAGTATCAGGGGTCTGAACCCCGCAGAGCCTgagcccccatccctggcagcctTGGAGCTTCTCCCTGTCTCACGACTCCTCcctgctttctttcccttcccgAGGCTGCTTCAAGGTGAACAATAAAGCAGTTAACACTATCCTGGTTCTTTATGCTTGTGCCT harbors:
- the KLF11 gene encoding Krueppel-like factor 11 isoform X1 — translated: MHGSPCSDMGDAPAVDIVDIYESIRERQRHDSERSTCSTLEQNDIEAVEALVCMSSWGQRSQKGDLLKIRPLTPFSDSGDFTMHAEAAAELPKDYLSTLCMTPPHSPDFVEMSAATLLSSQVTYSKPRTVMANTAACSVTSATGASPITKPSVPSVGRPSSQKPVISEFSAPQPCRAMATSVIRHTGDSSAYHHIPAVQEKTKVTSGYSTSRDWCGADDRKHSRLPQDTWAADDLINKTSPVHQPYAHDSSDIVTNKGQLPVRPVSPQTRLPKNCENDLQKRATPVTPAPVSSPQVLCQMIPLNGQSSMINAYVKPSTPALSTPMKPILPQTAPLSQPVLMGPSVPQGTVMLVLPQPAVTQTPPCPPAVVTVGSTKLLPLAPAPVFIASGQTCAPQMDFSRRRNYVCDFPGCKKTYFKSSHLKAHLRTHTGEKPFSCNWDGCDKKFARSDELSRHRRTHTGEKKFSCPVCERRFMRSDHLTKHTRRHMTTKKTPSWQTEVGKLSRIATAEKPKSGSALSMLIPVPSPVCQG
- the KLF11 gene encoding Krueppel-like factor 11 isoform X2 yields the protein MSSWGQRSQKGDLLKIRPLTPFSDSGDFTMHAEAAAELPKDYLSTLCMTPPHSPDFVEMSAATLLSSQVTYSKPRTVMANTAACSVTSATGASPITKPSVPSVGRPSSQKPVISEFSAPQPCRAMATSVIRHTGDSSAYHHIPAVQEKTKVTSGYSTSRDWCGADDRKHSRLPQDTWAADDLINKTSPVHQPYAHDSSDIVTNKGQLPVRPVSPQTRLPKNCENDLQKRATPVTPAPVSSPQVLCQMIPLNGQSSMINAYVKPSTPALSTPMKPILPQTAPLSQPVLMGPSVPQGTVMLVLPQPAVTQTPPCPPAVVTVGSTKLLPLAPAPVFIASGQTCAPQMDFSRRRNYVCDFPGCKKTYFKSSHLKAHLRTHTGEKPFSCNWDGCDKKFARSDELSRHRRTHTGEKKFSCPVCERRFMRSDHLTKHTRRHMTTKKTPSWQTEVGKLSRIATAEKPKSGSALSMLIPVPSPVCQG